A window of Lytechinus pictus isolate F3 Inbred chromosome 7, Lp3.0, whole genome shotgun sequence contains these coding sequences:
- the LOC129264915 gene encoding uncharacterized protein LOC129264915 isoform X1: MYVLSACTIHRTFCTRISISPLPLTLQHILPACCHLLYLSRMYFPDSTFQMVESALSPPYDGSEFQDLFPELTGVEPDEMVDIESLADHAASSLQQQPDDVVENQSVMLNDNVSIHSQDSYSDRGSVYECDDVSEGEVEEHEDADQLLRYLIAPVRQTQSKTKQLRHQSSKSNDSERFSASSRDQGSTIHHIHTDSPLPSAVVTTRKYTRSRKSMSKARRNGPKQMPASSTTCFTVVDEKGSCQSIQGPNRNAVMAKLNRERKKQLMVELEEKVGLLDTENDALKKQNGRLRKKVDILSRELQYVKNVLANQSTLSSLLKNIKATGLEFHTSMPLQSNPSRVAKGISRVNQKRKRQFDHDYCLEQNDDEFQPPKVARSGSKGKKVDGETDANVNLSNCDAVGGVCLHVLGENVSLEFCSKCSAKANLAGSRC, encoded by the exons ATGTACGTTTTGAGCGCGTGTACAATACACCGTACGTTTTGTACACGCATCTCCATAAGCCCACTGCCATTGACATTGCAACACATTCTGCCTGCCTGCTGTCATCTTCTGTATCTGTCCAG AATGTATTTTCCTGATTCTACTTTCCAGATGGTCGAGAGTGCTTTATCTCCGCCTTACGACGGGAGCGAATTTCAGGATCTGTTTCCTGAACTGACTGGGGTGGAACCAGACGAAATGGTGGACATTGAATCGTTGGCTGATCATGCTGCATCGTCTTTGCAACAACAGCCTGATGACGTTGTAGAAAATCAGTCAGTTATGCTGAACGACAACGTTTCCATTCATTCACAAGATAGTTATTCAGACAGGGGTTCAGTTTACGAGTGTGATGATGTTTCAGAGGGGGAGGTGGAGGAACATGAAGATGCTGATCAATTGCTGAGATACCTCATCGCTCCAGTCAGGCAAACTCAAAGTAAGACGAAGCAGCTGAGACACCAATCTTCCAAATCCAATGACTCTGAAAGATTTTCTGCTAGTTCTCGGGATCAGGGCTCGACCattcatcatattcatacagACTCCCCGCTGCCATCAGCTGTGGTGACAACACGTAAATACACTAGGAGTAGGAAGTCCATGTCTAAGGCCCGAAGAAACGGGCCGAAACAAATGCCAGCTTCTTCAACAACTTGCTTCACCGTTGTTGATGAGAAAGGGTCATGCCAAAGCATCCAAGGCCCAAACAGAAATGCTGTTATGGCCAAGTTAAATCGTGAGAGGAAGAAGCAGCTCATGGTAGAACTTGAAGAAAAGGTTGGACTTCTCGATACTGAAAATGATGCCCTTAAAAAGCAGAATGGCCGCCTACGAAAAAAAGTTGATATTCTAAGCCGAGAACTTCAATATGTGAAAAATGTTCTTGCAAACCAAAGCACGCTGTCCAGtcttctgaaaaatattaaagcaACAGGACTTGAGTTTCATACTTCAATGCCGTTGCAGTCCAACCCAAGCAGAGTTGCCAAAGGTATTTCACGTGTGaatcagaaaagaaaaaggCAGTTTGATCATGACTATTGTCTTGAGCAGAATGATGATGAGTTCCAGCCTCCAAAAGTTGCCAGGTCTGGAAGTAAAGGGAAAAAAGTTGATGGTGAAACTGATGCTAATGTGAATCTTTCAAACTGTGATGCAGTAGGAGGAGTTTGTCTTCATGTTTTAGGCGAGAATGTCTCACTCGAGTTCTGTTCAAAGTGCAGTGCGAAAGCAAACTTGGCTGGAAGCAGATGTTGA
- the LOC129264915 gene encoding uncharacterized protein LOC129264915 isoform X2 → MYFPDSTFQMVESALSPPYDGSEFQDLFPELTGVEPDEMVDIESLADHAASSLQQQPDDVVENQSVMLNDNVSIHSQDSYSDRGSVYECDDVSEGEVEEHEDADQLLRYLIAPVRQTQSKTKQLRHQSSKSNDSERFSASSRDQGSTIHHIHTDSPLPSAVVTTRKYTRSRKSMSKARRNGPKQMPASSTTCFTVVDEKGSCQSIQGPNRNAVMAKLNRERKKQLMVELEEKVGLLDTENDALKKQNGRLRKKVDILSRELQYVKNVLANQSTLSSLLKNIKATGLEFHTSMPLQSNPSRVAKGISRVNQKRKRQFDHDYCLEQNDDEFQPPKVARSGSKGKKVDGETDANVNLSNCDAVGGVCLHVLGENVSLEFCSKCSAKANLAGSRC, encoded by the coding sequence ATGTATTTTCCTGATTCTACTTTCCAGATGGTCGAGAGTGCTTTATCTCCGCCTTACGACGGGAGCGAATTTCAGGATCTGTTTCCTGAACTGACTGGGGTGGAACCAGACGAAATGGTGGACATTGAATCGTTGGCTGATCATGCTGCATCGTCTTTGCAACAACAGCCTGATGACGTTGTAGAAAATCAGTCAGTTATGCTGAACGACAACGTTTCCATTCATTCACAAGATAGTTATTCAGACAGGGGTTCAGTTTACGAGTGTGATGATGTTTCAGAGGGGGAGGTGGAGGAACATGAAGATGCTGATCAATTGCTGAGATACCTCATCGCTCCAGTCAGGCAAACTCAAAGTAAGACGAAGCAGCTGAGACACCAATCTTCCAAATCCAATGACTCTGAAAGATTTTCTGCTAGTTCTCGGGATCAGGGCTCGACCattcatcatattcatacagACTCCCCGCTGCCATCAGCTGTGGTGACAACACGTAAATACACTAGGAGTAGGAAGTCCATGTCTAAGGCCCGAAGAAACGGGCCGAAACAAATGCCAGCTTCTTCAACAACTTGCTTCACCGTTGTTGATGAGAAAGGGTCATGCCAAAGCATCCAAGGCCCAAACAGAAATGCTGTTATGGCCAAGTTAAATCGTGAGAGGAAGAAGCAGCTCATGGTAGAACTTGAAGAAAAGGTTGGACTTCTCGATACTGAAAATGATGCCCTTAAAAAGCAGAATGGCCGCCTACGAAAAAAAGTTGATATTCTAAGCCGAGAACTTCAATATGTGAAAAATGTTCTTGCAAACCAAAGCACGCTGTCCAGtcttctgaaaaatattaaagcaACAGGACTTGAGTTTCATACTTCAATGCCGTTGCAGTCCAACCCAAGCAGAGTTGCCAAAGGTATTTCACGTGTGaatcagaaaagaaaaaggCAGTTTGATCATGACTATTGTCTTGAGCAGAATGATGATGAGTTCCAGCCTCCAAAAGTTGCCAGGTCTGGAAGTAAAGGGAAAAAAGTTGATGGTGAAACTGATGCTAATGTGAATCTTTCAAACTGTGATGCAGTAGGAGGAGTTTGTCTTCATGTTTTAGGCGAGAATGTCTCACTCGAGTTCTGTTCAAAGTGCAGTGCGAAAGCAAACTTGGCTGGAAGCAGATGTTGA
- the LOC129264915 gene encoding uncharacterized protein LOC129264915 isoform X3, whose product MVESALSPPYDGSEFQDLFPELTGVEPDEMVDIESLADHAASSLQQQPDDVVENQSVMLNDNVSIHSQDSYSDRGSVYECDDVSEGEVEEHEDADQLLRYLIAPVRQTQSKTKQLRHQSSKSNDSERFSASSRDQGSTIHHIHTDSPLPSAVVTTRKYTRSRKSMSKARRNGPKQMPASSTTCFTVVDEKGSCQSIQGPNRNAVMAKLNRERKKQLMVELEEKVGLLDTENDALKKQNGRLRKKVDILSRELQYVKNVLANQSTLSSLLKNIKATGLEFHTSMPLQSNPSRVAKGISRVNQKRKRQFDHDYCLEQNDDEFQPPKVARSGSKGKKVDGETDANVNLSNCDAVGGVCLHVLGENVSLEFCSKCSAKANLAGSRC is encoded by the coding sequence ATGGTCGAGAGTGCTTTATCTCCGCCTTACGACGGGAGCGAATTTCAGGATCTGTTTCCTGAACTGACTGGGGTGGAACCAGACGAAATGGTGGACATTGAATCGTTGGCTGATCATGCTGCATCGTCTTTGCAACAACAGCCTGATGACGTTGTAGAAAATCAGTCAGTTATGCTGAACGACAACGTTTCCATTCATTCACAAGATAGTTATTCAGACAGGGGTTCAGTTTACGAGTGTGATGATGTTTCAGAGGGGGAGGTGGAGGAACATGAAGATGCTGATCAATTGCTGAGATACCTCATCGCTCCAGTCAGGCAAACTCAAAGTAAGACGAAGCAGCTGAGACACCAATCTTCCAAATCCAATGACTCTGAAAGATTTTCTGCTAGTTCTCGGGATCAGGGCTCGACCattcatcatattcatacagACTCCCCGCTGCCATCAGCTGTGGTGACAACACGTAAATACACTAGGAGTAGGAAGTCCATGTCTAAGGCCCGAAGAAACGGGCCGAAACAAATGCCAGCTTCTTCAACAACTTGCTTCACCGTTGTTGATGAGAAAGGGTCATGCCAAAGCATCCAAGGCCCAAACAGAAATGCTGTTATGGCCAAGTTAAATCGTGAGAGGAAGAAGCAGCTCATGGTAGAACTTGAAGAAAAGGTTGGACTTCTCGATACTGAAAATGATGCCCTTAAAAAGCAGAATGGCCGCCTACGAAAAAAAGTTGATATTCTAAGCCGAGAACTTCAATATGTGAAAAATGTTCTTGCAAACCAAAGCACGCTGTCCAGtcttctgaaaaatattaaagcaACAGGACTTGAGTTTCATACTTCAATGCCGTTGCAGTCCAACCCAAGCAGAGTTGCCAAAGGTATTTCACGTGTGaatcagaaaagaaaaaggCAGTTTGATCATGACTATTGTCTTGAGCAGAATGATGATGAGTTCCAGCCTCCAAAAGTTGCCAGGTCTGGAAGTAAAGGGAAAAAAGTTGATGGTGAAACTGATGCTAATGTGAATCTTTCAAACTGTGATGCAGTAGGAGGAGTTTGTCTTCATGTTTTAGGCGAGAATGTCTCACTCGAGTTCTGTTCAAAGTGCAGTGCGAAAGCAAACTTGGCTGGAAGCAGATGTTGA